A region of Argentina anserina chromosome 5, drPotAnse1.1, whole genome shotgun sequence DNA encodes the following proteins:
- the LOC126793312 gene encoding exocyst complex component EXO70B1, with protein MTTTTTGGGGGQDRVLAAAQHIVKSLGNAPKEVREDMLLIFSTFDNRLSNLTSMISDESKAEDDRFEAAEKVILRWESNPEAMRCAVNWEESPSEAGEYLMAVDEILSLMEGLAVGSDHEVSDRAENAIQIAMSRLEDEFRHILIRNTVPLDSDRLYGSIRRVSLSFASQDGDFAEEFESFGEMDGGRFHERGGSLGDDVCVDLINPDAVVELKEIAYRMIRSGYEKECVQVYSSVRRDALDECLVILGVEKLSIEEVQKIDWKVLDEKMKKWIRAVKIGVRVLLIGERRLSDQIFEGTDETREICFNETTKGCIMQLLNFGEAVAIGRRSPEKLFRILDMYDVLADVYPDLEHLVSDEFVVAEAKGVLDGLGDAATGTFAEFENAVQGEASKKPMLSGEIHPISRYVMNYVRLLVDYSETLNSLLDTGDDELQGLPNDDLGIESMSPIGRRLLMLINNLESNLLEKSKVYEDAALQCVFMMNNIQYLVQKVKDSELRKLLGDNWVRKRRGQVRQYATGYLRAAWSKALSCLKDEGMGGSASNASKMALKERFKNFNANFEELYKTQTAWKVPDAQLREELRISISEKVIPAYRSFMGRFGSQLESGRHVGKYIKYTADDLESYVLDLFEGTPCVLHHLRRKSST; from the coding sequence ATGACGACGACCACGACGGGCGGCGGCGGAGGCCAGGATCGGGTGCTGGCGGCGGCGCAGCATATTGTGAAGAGCCTCGGGAACGCGCCGAAGGAGGTGAGGGAGGATATGCTGCTGATCTTCTCCACCTTTGATAACCGCCTCTCCAATTTGACGAGCATGATCAGCGACGAGTCCAAGGCCGAGGACGACCGCTTCGAGGCGGCGGAGAAGGTGATTCTCCGGTGGGAGTCCAATCCCGAGGCGATGAGGTGCGCTGTCAACTGGGAGGAGTCGCCGAGCGAGGCCGGGGAGTATTTGATGGCCGTGGATGAGATCCTCAGCCTCATGGAGGGGCTCGCGGTCGGGTCGGATCACGAGGTTTCGGACCGGGCCGAGAACGCTATCCAAATCGCCATGTCGCGGCTGGAGGACGAGTTCCGCCACATTCTGATCCGGAACACTGTGCCGCTCGACTCCGACCGCCTCTACGGCTCGATCCGCCGCGTCTCGCTGTCATTCGCGTCGCAGGACGGCGACTTCGCCGAGGAGTTCGAGAGCTTCGGCGAGATGGACGGCGGCAGGTTCCACGAGCGCGGCGGCAGCTTAGGCGATGACGTGTGTGTTGATTTGATCAATCCCGACGCCGTGGTTGAGTTGAAGGAGATCGCCTACCGGATGATTCGCTCCGGCTATGAGAAGGAGTGTGTTCAGGTGTACAGTAGTGTCCGGCGCGACGCCTTGGATGAGTGTCTGGTGATTCTCGGAGTTGAGAAGCTGAGCATTGAGGAGGTGCAGAAGATTGATTGGAAAGTGCTGgatgagaagatgaagaagtggATACGCGCTGTGAAAATCGGAGTTAGGGTTTTGTTAATCGGAGAGAGGAGGCTTTCGGATCAGATTTTCGAGGGGACAGATGAGACTAGGGAGATATGTTTTAATGAGACCACCAAGGGCTGCATTATGCAGCTGTTGAATTTCGGAGAGGCTGTTGCCATTGGGAGGAGGTCTCCGGAGAAGCTGTTTCGGATTCTGGATATGTATGATGTGCTGGCCGATGTTTATCCGGACTTGGAGCACCTGGTGAGTGATGAATTTGTTGTTGCCGAGGCAAAGGGAGTGTTGGATGGACTCGGTGATGCGGCTACAGGGACCTTTGCTGAATTTGAGAATGCCGTGCAGGGTGAGGCCAGTAAGAAACCAATGCTGAGTGGGGAGATTCACCCCATTTCGCGGTATGTCATGAACTATGTCAGATTGCTGGTTGATTATAGTGAAACTCTGAATTCTCTTTTAGATACTGGAGATGATGAGTTGCAGGGTTTGCCAAATGATGATTTGGGGATAGAAAGTATGTCTCCGATAGGACGTAGGCTTTTGATGTTGATAAATAATTTGGAGTCCAATCTTTTGGAGAAGTCTAAGGTTTATGAGGATGCTGCACTCCAATGTGTGTTTATGATGAATAACATTCAATACTTAGTGCAGAAAGTGAAAGATTCTGAGCTTAGAAAGCTCTTGGGAGATAATTGGGTTCGTAAACGCCGTGGCCAGGTGCGCCAGTATGCTACTGGTTATCTTAGAGCTGCTTGGAGCAAGGCCCTGTCCTGTTTGAAAGATGAAGGGATGGGCGGCAGCGCAAGCAATGCTTCGAAGATGGCTTTGAAAGAGAGGTTTAAGAATTTCAATGCCAactttgaagagctgtataaAACCCAGACAGCTTGGAAGGTCCCCGATGCTCAGCTGCGTGAAGAGCTTCGGATATCTATATCGGAGAAGGTGATTCCTGCTTATCGGTCCTTTATGGGGAGGTTCGGGAGTCAGCTAGAGAGTGGAAGGCATGTTGGGAAATATATAAAGTACACCGCAGATGATTTGGAGAGCTATGTGTTAGATTTGTTCGAAGGGACACCTTGTGTCCTGCACCATCTTAGAAGAAAAAGTAGTACATAG
- the LOC126793835 gene encoding SNF1-related protein kinase regulatory subunit gamma-1, whose protein sequence is MGVPAANKDGESPRSPEAKLGMHVEDLWDTQEPQLSPTEKLNACFESVPVSDFPTSPNQVIEIKSDTSLAEAVKILAEHKILSAPVVDVDAPEDASWIDRYIGIVEFAGIVVWILHQSEPPSPRTPSTPSSPSSATAIAAAANRLKGLDLAGLLENGSDLAPPTSGSFFEALTSSEFYKNTQVRDISGSFRWAPFLALQTENTFLTMLLLLSKYKMKSVPVVDLGEGKIDNIITQAAVIHMLAECAGLQWFESWGTKKLSEIGLPVMTADSIVKVYEDEPVLQAFKLMRKKKVGGVPVIESGGNKAVGNISLRDVQFLLTAPEIYHAYRSITAKNFLTAVRSHLEKQDEFYPLVSTMVTCKRDDTIKDLIMKLDSEKIHRVYVVGDNGDLEGVITLRDIISRLVHEPRGYFGDFFDGVLPLPQSTRV, encoded by the exons atggGTGTGCCGGCGGCGAACAAGGATGGCGAGAGTCCGAGGAGTCCAGAGGCGAAGCTGGGGATGCATGTAGAGGATCTGTGGGACACACAAGAGCCTCAGCTGTCTCCTACCGAAAAGCTCAATGCTTGctttgagagtgttccggTTTCTGACTTCCCCACTTCTCCTAATCAAG TGATTGAGATAAAGTCAGACACCAGTTTAGCTGAAGCAGTCAAAATCTTGGCTGAACATAAAATTCTGAGTGCTCCGGTGGTGGATGTCGATGCACCTGAAGATGCAAGCTGGATCGACAGATACATTGGCATTGTGGAGTTTGCAGGGATCGTTGTGTGGATTCTACATCAG TCAGAACCACCATCTCCGAGGACTCCAAGTACTCCGTCTAGTCCATCTAGTGCAACTGCAATAGCGGCAGCAGCAAATAgactgaaaggtcttgatctTGCAGGACTTTTAGAAAACGGGTCAGACCTTGCTCCACCAACTTCAGGAAGCTTTTTTGAGGCTTTGACTTCTTCTGAGTTTTACAAGAACACACAG GTTCGAGATATCTCAGGGTCATTCCGGTGGGCACCATTTCTGGCTTTGCAGACGGAGAACACATTTTTGACCATGCTCTTGCTGCTTTCCAAGTACAAAATGAAGAGTGTTCCTGTAGTTGATTTAGGTGAGGGAAAGATTGATAACATCATCACACAAGCTGCTGTCATTCATATGTTAGCAGAATGTGCTGGTCTTCAGTGGTTTGAAAGCTGGGGAACCAAGAAACTATCGGAAATTGGTCTCCCCGTAATGACTGCTGATAGCATAGTGAAG GTGTACGAGGATGAGCCAGTGCTCCAAGCATTTAAGCTGATGAGGAAAAAGAAGGTCGGTGGGGTACCTGTGATTGAAAGTGGTGGTAACAAGGCAGTTGGTAATATTAGCTTAAGAGATGTTCAGTTCTTGCTCACTGCACCAGAAATCTACCATGCTTACAG ATCCATCACAGCAAAAAACTTCTTGACAGCTGTTAGAAGCCATCTAGAGAAACAAGATGAATTCTACCCTTTGGTGAGTACTATGGTTACTTGCAAAAGGGACGACACAATTAAAGATTTGATTATGAAGCTGGACTCTGAGAAGATTCACCGTGTGTATGTGGTGGGTGATAATGGGGATCTGGAAGGAGTCATTACGTTGAGGGACATCATCTCTAGGCTAGTCCATGAGCCCCGTGGCTACTTTGGTGACTTCTTTGATGGTGTTTTGCCCCTGCCCCAAAGCACCAGGGTTTAA